A DNA window from Agarivorans sp. TSD2052 contains the following coding sequences:
- a CDS encoding inosine/guanosine kinase, translating into MKFPGQRKSKHYFPVESRDPLTNELNPILRPKLTHITGIDQTLVDIEAHVDEAFIQRHSLVKGNSLLIDDAAAQCLYQELHDNQLISAEFAGGTIGNTLHNYSTLADGRSVMFGVMSQNITVGDYAYRYLCNTSSRVDLNHLQSVDGPIGRCFTLITECGERTFAISKGHMDKLSSDYIDETLIKSGAALALTAYLMRAGNDPITEAAMRAIDYAHQANVPVVLTLGTRFLIEDDPKWWQQFVAEHVTVLAMNEEEAEALTGHSDVLLACETALEWCDLVLCTAGSRGLFTAGYTEDEFKRSTSHTLLPGAIPEFNQYEFSRPMLKKSCQQAIKVYSHIAPFMGGPEKITNTNGAGDGALSALLHDMAANVFHRCNVEQSSKHQFEALSYSSFAQICKYANRVSYEVLAQHSPRLSRGLPEREESLEEAYWER; encoded by the coding sequence ATGAAATTTCCTGGCCAACGTAAGTCAAAACACTATTTCCCGGTTGAATCTCGCGATCCACTCACCAACGAATTAAATCCGATTTTGCGACCTAAGCTTACTCACATAACTGGGATTGACCAAACGTTAGTGGATATAGAAGCGCATGTTGATGAAGCATTTATTCAACGCCACAGCTTGGTAAAAGGAAATTCTCTACTGATTGATGATGCCGCTGCTCAGTGCCTTTATCAAGAACTACACGATAACCAACTTATTAGTGCCGAGTTTGCCGGCGGTACTATTGGTAATACTTTGCATAACTACTCTACCCTCGCTGATGGACGCTCAGTGATGTTTGGCGTAATGAGTCAAAACATCACCGTAGGAGATTATGCTTATCGTTATCTCTGTAATACCTCATCACGCGTTGATTTAAACCACCTTCAGTCGGTAGATGGACCGATTGGGCGTTGCTTTACCTTAATCACCGAGTGTGGCGAACGGACCTTTGCCATATCCAAAGGTCATATGGATAAACTTTCGTCAGATTATATCGATGAAACGCTGATCAAAAGTGGCGCCGCTTTGGCACTCACCGCTTATTTAATGCGAGCAGGAAACGATCCTATTACAGAAGCTGCAATGCGGGCTATCGACTATGCTCATCAGGCTAATGTGCCGGTTGTTTTGACCTTAGGAACTCGTTTCTTAATTGAAGACGACCCTAAATGGTGGCAACAGTTTGTCGCCGAGCACGTAACGGTATTGGCGATGAATGAAGAAGAAGCCGAAGCACTAACCGGCCACAGTGACGTATTATTAGCTTGTGAGACAGCCTTAGAGTGGTGTGATTTGGTACTATGTACCGCCGGTTCTAGAGGCTTATTTACTGCTGGTTATACTGAAGACGAATTCAAACGAAGCACTAGTCACACCCTGTTACCAGGCGCTATTCCTGAATTCAACCAATACGAATTCTCTCGCCCCATGCTGAAAAAAAGTTGCCAACAAGCCATTAAGGTTTACTCTCATATAGCACCGTTTATGGGGGGACCAGAAAAAATCACCAATACCAATGGTGCGGGTGATGGTGCACTTTCAGCATTACTGCATGATATGGCAGCTAATGTCTTTCATCGCTGTAATGTAGAACAATCTAGTAAGCACCAATTTGAAGCCTTAAGCTATTCCTCTTTTGCGCAAATATGTAAATATGCAAACCGCGTAAGCTATGAAGTTCTGGCTCAGCACAGCCCACGTTTATCTCGCGGCCTGCCTGAGCGGGAAGAGAGTTTAGAAGAGGCATACTGGGAGAGATAG
- a CDS encoding putative bifunctional diguanylate cyclase/phosphodiesterase yields the protein MSRFFSFNTMSKKLLLILMSMSFFSTVMVAGVFSAYEVVSAKADQTTSLQSNAKMLSPNITAALLFDDLDAMREQLRSLLLREDVIKADVVDIQKNLLVSESRLDQPTGLSEIENNLIKVSHLLVLDGQIYGELLIWANDSYIDTRVRFYSQFLAVLLVFTFGLSLFLSLFLKRGFLRPLLHLADVAEQVSSSSDYSLRAQQSSADEVANLTKCFNDMLENIELRDRMLETQVKVRTQELENANHQLLQYAYKDGLTGLPNRHYFYEKLHKLIVEDSKFALIFIDLDGFKEINDTLGHDYGDILLNQAGQRILRSVRGRDTVARLGGDEFTIVIEGVSEQQHVASIAETVLAALAKRFTIKQEAAYVTGSIGITLYPGDGETVESLVKHADQAMYVSKGRGRNCYQFFSSAMQVEAQEKRKLLEELRIALKEQQFEMFYQPIVETVAVLKDSKVNKAEALLRWNHPEKGLIAPGEFIQVAEEAGLIREISDWVMDQVVEMVAGWYQQNGQAIQVSVNTSPSQFNDGAAWIDDWLHTIIRQQIPAHSIMIEITENVLMVTEESIKHQLSRLHQHGIDVAIDDFGVGYSSLAYLQQLDIDLLKIDRSFIEHLTTDEDSAALVKAIVTIAHHLNIKVVAEGVETEQQYQRVFGVACDYVQGYLFSKPIPKQLFYQRYLHPH from the coding sequence ATGAGTCGGTTTTTCTCCTTTAACACGATGAGCAAGAAACTATTGTTGATCCTAATGAGCATGTCGTTCTTTTCTACAGTGATGGTGGCTGGCGTGTTCAGTGCCTACGAAGTTGTCAGTGCTAAAGCAGACCAAACCACTAGTTTGCAAAGCAACGCCAAAATGTTATCACCCAACATCACTGCGGCTTTATTATTTGATGATCTAGATGCGATGAGAGAGCAGCTTCGTTCGCTATTGTTGCGAGAGGACGTGATTAAAGCTGATGTGGTTGATATTCAGAAAAATCTACTGGTAAGTGAAAGCCGCTTAGATCAGCCCACAGGGCTAAGCGAAATCGAAAATAATTTGATTAAGGTGTCTCATCTTTTGGTTTTAGATGGACAAATTTACGGTGAGTTACTGATCTGGGCTAACGATAGCTATATAGATACCAGAGTTCGATTTTACAGCCAGTTTTTAGCCGTGTTGCTGGTGTTCACTTTTGGTCTCAGTTTATTTTTGTCTTTGTTTCTAAAGCGTGGTTTTTTAAGGCCATTATTGCACTTGGCTGATGTCGCCGAGCAAGTGAGTTCAAGCAGTGATTATAGCTTAAGAGCTCAGCAGTCGAGTGCTGATGAAGTAGCCAACTTAACTAAATGCTTCAATGATATGCTCGAAAACATTGAACTGCGCGATCGAATGTTAGAGACCCAAGTAAAAGTGCGCACTCAGGAACTAGAAAATGCTAACCATCAGTTATTGCAATATGCCTATAAAGATGGATTAACAGGCTTACCCAATCGTCATTATTTTTATGAAAAACTCCATAAGCTGATTGTCGAAGACAGTAAGTTTGCACTGATATTCATTGATTTAGATGGCTTCAAGGAAATTAACGATACGCTGGGTCATGACTATGGAGATATTTTGCTCAACCAAGCTGGTCAGCGGATCCTTCGCAGTGTAAGAGGGCGGGATACCGTTGCTCGGCTAGGTGGGGATGAATTTACCATTGTGATTGAAGGTGTGAGTGAGCAGCAACACGTTGCCAGTATTGCCGAGACAGTGTTAGCAGCTTTAGCTAAACGTTTTACCATAAAACAAGAAGCCGCCTATGTGACCGGTAGTATCGGCATTACTTTATACCCTGGTGATGGTGAAACGGTTGAGTCACTGGTGAAACATGCTGATCAAGCGATGTATGTGTCTAAAGGGCGTGGTCGTAACTGTTATCAATTTTTCTCTTCGGCGATGCAGGTAGAAGCCCAAGAAAAACGTAAATTGTTAGAAGAGCTTAGAATCGCCTTAAAAGAGCAGCAGTTTGAAATGTTCTACCAACCTATTGTAGAAACTGTGGCAGTTTTAAAAGATAGCAAAGTGAATAAGGCGGAGGCTTTACTGCGCTGGAACCATCCAGAGAAAGGGCTGATTGCCCCTGGTGAATTTATCCAAGTCGCTGAAGAAGCGGGGCTCATTAGGGAAATTAGTGATTGGGTGATGGATCAAGTGGTTGAGATGGTCGCCGGCTGGTATCAGCAAAATGGCCAAGCCATACAAGTCAGCGTGAATACGTCTCCCTCTCAGTTTAATGATGGGGCTGCTTGGATTGATGATTGGTTGCATACCATTATTCGCCAACAAATACCGGCACATAGCATTATGATCGAGATTACTGAAAACGTATTGATGGTTACTGAGGAGTCAATTAAACATCAGCTAAGCCGATTACATCAACATGGAATTGATGTTGCAATTGACGATTTTGGTGTGGGTTACTCATCACTTGCGTATTTACAGCAGTTGGATATCGACTTACTTAAAATTGACCGCTCGTTTATAGAACATTTAACGACTGATGAAGATAGTGCCGCCTTAGTTAAGGCGATTGTAACCATTGCCCACCATCTCAATATCAAAGTGGTCGCAGAAGGGGTAGAGACAGAGCAGCAATACCAGCGTGTTTTTGGTGTAGCTTGTGATTATGTGCAAGGCTATTTGTTTTCTAAGCCTATTCCAAAGCAGCTGTTCTATCAACGCTACTTACATCCTCATTAA
- a CDS encoding sodium:solute symporter family protein: MDELKLYTYIAVFGSFGLYFAIAWWARASSTSDFYVAGGGVTPIQNGMAIGADWMSAASFISMAGLIAFLGYGGSVFLMGWTGGYVLLAMLLAPYMRKHGKFTVPEFISDRYYSKTARIVAVVCLIIASLTYIIGQMKGVGVAFSRFLEVDYDNGLYIGMGVVWVYAVLGGMKGITYTQIAQYCVLIFAYTIPAVFISLQLTGNPIPQIGLGSTLADGSGVYLLDKLDMVVTDLGFKEYTTDNLGGSLNMFAYTMSLMIGTAGLPHVIMRFFTVPTVQAARSSAGYALVFIALLYTVAPAVGAMARFNLMNTIVPSAGDNLVYDERPQWFKDWEKTGLLKFEDKNGDGKIQYVADKDANEMVKVDRDIMVLANPAIANLPNWVIALVAAGGLAAALSTAAGLLLAISSSISHDLMKGVLTPNLSDKNELLAGRIVMTIAILVSGYLGLNPPGFAAGTVALAFGLAASSIFPALMMGIFAKKMSGTAAVAGMCSGIGVTMLYVFQHKGIMFIPGTSFLGDMGPNWFLGISPNAFGVVGALVNFGVAFAVCQVTGPAPQHIQDMVDNFRVPHGAGAAHDH; encoded by the coding sequence ATGGATGAGTTAAAACTCTATACTTATATCGCCGTATTTGGGTCATTCGGTCTCTACTTCGCCATTGCGTGGTGGGCTAGAGCCTCATCAACCAGTGACTTCTATGTCGCTGGTGGTGGCGTTACACCGATTCAAAATGGTATGGCGATTGGTGCTGACTGGATGAGTGCGGCTTCGTTCATTTCTATGGCAGGTTTGATTGCCTTCCTTGGTTATGGTGGCTCTGTGTTCTTGATGGGGTGGACTGGCGGTTATGTATTACTCGCTATGTTACTCGCGCCCTATATGCGTAAACATGGCAAGTTTACCGTACCAGAATTTATTTCTGATCGGTATTACTCAAAAACCGCGCGTATCGTTGCTGTAGTTTGTTTAATTATTGCTTCTTTGACCTACATTATTGGCCAAATGAAAGGTGTAGGTGTTGCGTTTTCTCGCTTCTTAGAAGTGGATTATGACAACGGTTTATATATCGGTATGGGTGTAGTTTGGGTCTATGCGGTATTGGGTGGAATGAAGGGTATTACTTACACCCAAATTGCGCAATATTGTGTACTGATTTTTGCTTACACTATTCCAGCTGTGTTCATCTCACTACAACTTACTGGTAATCCTATCCCACAAATTGGCTTAGGAAGTACTTTAGCTGACGGCAGTGGCGTTTATCTGCTAGATAAGCTTGATATGGTGGTGACGGATTTAGGCTTTAAGGAATACACCACCGATAACTTAGGTGGCTCCTTGAACATGTTTGCCTACACCATGTCGTTGATGATTGGTACGGCTGGCTTACCTCACGTAATCATGCGCTTCTTCACGGTACCTACTGTGCAAGCGGCTCGTTCATCAGCGGGTTACGCTTTAGTATTTATTGCTTTACTGTATACAGTAGCTCCAGCGGTAGGTGCAATGGCACGCTTCAACTTGATGAACACTATTGTTCCATCTGCCGGTGACAACCTTGTTTATGATGAGCGTCCTCAGTGGTTTAAAGATTGGGAAAAAACCGGCCTGCTTAAGTTTGAAGACAAGAATGGCGACGGCAAAATTCAATATGTTGCTGATAAAGACGCGAATGAAATGGTCAAAGTTGACCGAGACATTATGGTATTGGCAAACCCTGCTATCGCAAACTTACCTAACTGGGTTATTGCACTGGTAGCCGCGGGTGGTTTAGCTGCAGCACTGTCTACCGCAGCAGGCTTATTGTTAGCTATTTCGTCCTCGATATCGCATGACTTGATGAAAGGGGTACTAACGCCTAACCTCTCGGATAAAAATGAGTTATTGGCGGGACGAATCGTAATGACTATTGCTATTCTAGTCTCTGGCTATCTTGGTTTAAATCCGCCTGGCTTTGCTGCAGGTACCGTAGCCTTGGCATTTGGTTTGGCTGCCTCGTCTATTTTCCCAGCGTTAATGATGGGGATCTTTGCTAAGAAAATGAGTGGCACCGCGGCTGTAGCCGGCATGTGTTCGGGTATTGGTGTAACAATGCTGTATGTATTCCAGCATAAGGGCATCATGTTCATCCCTGGAACGTCATTCTTAGGTGACATGGGTCCAAACTGGTTCCTAGGTATTTCGCCAAACGCCTTTGGTGTGGTGGGTGCATTAGTTAACTTCGGTGTTGCTTTCGCAGTATGCCAAGTCACTGGGCCAGCGCCACAGCATATTCAAGATATGGTTGATAACTTCCGCGTACCACATGGTGCGGGTGCAGCACACGACCACTAG
- a CDS encoding tRNA (adenine(22)-N(1))-methyltransferase, giving the protein MHDFNEGVTLKLGRRLTTIDRLISDAYADIWDCCCDHGLLGAQLVQRRAADTVHFVDCVPNITQDLEKKLKRYLPFQHNPDISQWQVHCADTAELILGNKGKQLVIIAGVGGELCIQLLASLLSQNQQHFELILCPVHHQFELRQFLIKHNINLISEQLICENRRYYEVLHLTTGQAKPISLVGQEMWQLDELDHQDYLAKTIQHYQKLKLNQAHPALAAYQALLTR; this is encoded by the coding sequence ATGCATGACTTTAATGAGGGGGTTACATTGAAGCTAGGTCGACGTTTAACCACTATTGATAGGCTTATTTCTGATGCCTATGCTGATATCTGGGACTGTTGTTGTGACCATGGCTTATTGGGCGCTCAGCTCGTTCAACGCCGCGCAGCAGACACTGTACATTTTGTTGATTGCGTCCCTAACATTACTCAAGATTTAGAGAAAAAACTTAAGCGATACCTGCCGTTTCAACACAATCCTGATATCAGCCAATGGCAAGTACATTGCGCAGACACGGCAGAGCTCATTCTCGGTAACAAGGGGAAACAACTGGTTATTATTGCGGGTGTGGGCGGAGAGCTATGTATTCAACTGCTAGCCTCCTTATTAAGTCAAAACCAACAACATTTTGAGTTAATCCTTTGCCCTGTCCATCATCAATTTGAACTGAGGCAGTTTCTGATAAAACACAATATCAATCTCATTAGCGAACAGCTGATTTGCGAAAACCGCCGCTACTATGAAGTGCTGCATCTCACAACAGGCCAAGCTAAGCCTATCAGTTTAGTAGGCCAAGAAATGTGGCAATTAGACGAGCTTGACCATCAAGACTATTTAGCGAAAACAATACAACACTACCAAAAACTTAAGCTGAACCAGGCTCACCCAGCCTTGGCTGCATACCAAGCACTACTCACTAGATAA
- a CDS encoding SufE family protein — translation MNNTPQIALSLAQIEQRFSNCKAWEESYRQLLLLAKQLQAIDEQFKTPDNKVIGCESEVWLLVSKDQLFLDSNARIIRGLIVVILACLQALPQQIEPAEELFRQTLDKLGLAHHLSQSRNNGITAIWDSIKSYED, via the coding sequence ATGAATAACACGCCGCAAATTGCTTTATCACTAGCACAAATCGAACAACGCTTTAGCAACTGTAAAGCTTGGGAAGAAAGCTATCGTCAATTATTACTGCTCGCCAAGCAACTCCAAGCCATCGATGAGCAGTTTAAAACTCCTGATAATAAAGTTATCGGCTGTGAAAGTGAGGTGTGGCTGCTCGTTTCAAAAGACCAACTATTTCTCGATAGTAATGCCAGAATTATTAGAGGTTTAATCGTGGTGATTTTAGCCTGCCTGCAAGCTCTGCCGCAGCAAATAGAACCGGCTGAGGAATTATTCAGACAAACCCTCGATAAGCTTGGTTTAGCGCATCACCTCAGCCAATCAAGAAACAACGGCATTACTGCAATATGGGACAGCATAAAGTCTTACGAAGACTAA
- a CDS encoding bifunctional diguanylate cyclase/phosphodiesterase, with protein sequence MQLGKIVLVVLVALGLTISASIFTFSIIKTSLTNDIAQSLQVVRDTAYHGLITWGRETVHHANAIVTDPKVIAYTEAILAEPRNRQALLASAVQQQLRNYLTPLLHAHRLRGFYIIAPSNISVASSRDSNVGTTNLLTHQPEILNKAWRGQIQLTPPQPSDVALVDNNGVLVENYPTMFSTALIRNQQHQVIALLAISLDPKADVQNILSRGQMGESGETYLINKHGYLLTESRFNSQLSELQQLKENSPSAFNIRAMVPAVSNGELPSYTVMATSALSGETTYNVDGYLDYRGIKVVGAWLWDPDLQFGLATEMDYAEAFAAYEQTKQSFILFTSATCLFYIGVAIGVYYLMARLQRQQVKFKSIYDNAGDPLLITDLDTGTYISVNNLASEFLGYSKTELMGMHVSMIRSHSSLDQVNQDIENVLNIGSLKFETSIRTKLGEVIPVETSAKLVPYGDKLAILSILRDISARKEAENTLTELLITDSLTGLANKNHFQNIMGEKLFEANAASEKLAILFLNIDAFRVVNDNLGHAIGDQTLIKVSQLLINTIPENALAFRFGGDEFTIIAPIKDQQCAIQIACQLQQAMSKPLSIADNIFHLSASIGIALSPLDGNDGAQLLQSADTALNYAKHLGHGRYACFSEDMRITDALHLAISTALAHAIDNKEFSLQFQPVVITDTGELSGAEALIRWDSHLLGEISPAVFIPIAEQTGKINEIGNWVLNEALRIRAEWQNLGLTSLTMSINLSPAQIISSDIFNIVANALERHHLPGNSIALEITEGVFLDNRKELLNLMNGLKQLGVSFYLDDFGTGYSSLSYVSSYPFDIIKIDKSFVEDMEHSARSRTLAKTVISMASSLDLQVIAEGVETPWQSQFLKDNNCHKIQGYLYGQPLDSKEFLQRWQVTANINEDVSSVDRTAALE encoded by the coding sequence ATGCAGCTAGGTAAAATAGTGTTAGTGGTGTTAGTTGCACTAGGGCTTACTATTTCCGCCTCAATATTTACATTTTCGATAATAAAAACCAGTCTTACCAACGATATTGCACAATCGCTACAAGTGGTTAGGGACACAGCCTATCACGGTCTAATCACGTGGGGCCGTGAAACGGTACACCACGCGAATGCAATAGTTACAGATCCAAAAGTTATCGCCTATACCGAAGCCATTTTGGCTGAACCACGCAATCGTCAAGCCTTGTTAGCCTCAGCTGTTCAGCAACAGCTTCGCAACTATTTAACCCCGCTACTCCATGCCCATCGACTACGTGGATTTTACATTATCGCGCCAAGCAATATTAGCGTCGCCTCAAGCCGTGATAGTAACGTTGGCACCACTAACCTACTCACACACCAACCGGAGATACTAAACAAAGCTTGGCGTGGGCAAATTCAATTAACCCCGCCCCAGCCCTCTGATGTTGCACTGGTCGACAACAACGGCGTATTAGTTGAAAACTATCCCACTATGTTTTCTACAGCACTAATTCGAAATCAGCAGCATCAAGTCATCGCCCTTCTTGCGATTAGCTTAGACCCTAAAGCAGACGTTCAGAATATACTCTCCCGTGGCCAAATGGGTGAAAGTGGAGAAACCTACTTAATCAACAAACACGGTTACTTACTGACCGAAAGCCGTTTCAACTCTCAATTGAGTGAGCTGCAACAGCTCAAAGAAAATAGCCCTAGTGCTTTTAACATTAGAGCGATGGTTCCCGCTGTATCAAATGGTGAATTACCTAGCTATACCGTCATGGCGACCAGTGCCCTAAGCGGAGAAACGACTTATAATGTCGACGGCTACCTAGATTATCGCGGTATTAAAGTTGTTGGCGCGTGGCTATGGGACCCAGACTTGCAATTTGGTTTAGCGACTGAAATGGATTATGCAGAAGCCTTTGCCGCCTATGAGCAAACAAAACAAAGTTTCATTCTATTTACCAGCGCTACCTGTCTATTTTACATTGGGGTAGCTATCGGCGTTTACTATCTAATGGCGCGTTTGCAACGCCAGCAAGTAAAATTCAAAAGTATTTACGATAATGCAGGCGACCCTTTACTGATCACCGATCTCGACACTGGCACATATATTTCGGTTAATAATTTGGCTAGTGAATTTCTAGGGTATTCAAAAACTGAGTTAATGGGTATGCATGTCTCAATGATCCGCAGCCATTCCAGTTTAGATCAAGTCAATCAAGATATAGAAAACGTGTTGAATATCGGTAGTCTAAAGTTTGAAACGAGCATTCGAACAAAATTAGGTGAAGTCATCCCGGTAGAAACCAGCGCTAAATTAGTCCCATATGGGGATAAGCTTGCCATCCTTTCGATTCTTCGAGACATATCCGCTAGAAAAGAAGCTGAGAATACCTTAACAGAATTACTTATCACTGACTCTTTAACCGGTTTAGCTAACAAGAATCACTTTCAAAACATCATGGGAGAAAAACTATTTGAAGCAAATGCAGCGAGTGAAAAGCTAGCCATCTTGTTTTTAAATATTGACGCTTTTAGGGTTGTGAACGACAACCTTGGCCATGCTATTGGTGACCAAACCTTGATAAAAGTTTCTCAGTTGCTGATAAACACCATTCCTGAGAACGCCCTAGCCTTTAGATTTGGTGGCGATGAATTCACCATCATAGCCCCCATCAAAGACCAGCAGTGCGCGATACAAATAGCCTGCCAGCTCCAGCAAGCCATGTCTAAGCCTCTATCTATTGCAGATAATATTTTCCATTTAAGTGCTAGCATCGGCATTGCACTGTCTCCCCTTGACGGCAACGATGGCGCTCAGCTATTACAATCAGCAGACACCGCTCTAAATTACGCTAAACATCTTGGCCACGGTCGCTATGCCTGTTTTTCTGAAGATATGCGTATCACCGATGCGCTACATTTAGCCATCTCCACTGCCTTGGCTCATGCCATCGACAACAAGGAGTTTTCGTTACAGTTTCAGCCTGTTGTAATAACAGATACCGGAGAGTTAAGCGGTGCAGAAGCGCTTATTAGGTGGGATAGCCATTTGCTTGGAGAGATTTCACCGGCGGTATTTATCCCGATTGCAGAGCAAACCGGTAAAATTAATGAGATTGGTAATTGGGTGCTCAATGAAGCCTTACGCATCAGGGCTGAATGGCAAAATTTAGGCTTAACAAGCTTAACAATGTCTATCAACCTTTCGCCGGCGCAAATTATTTCATCGGATATTTTTAATATCGTTGCTAACGCTCTGGAGCGTCACCACCTGCCGGGGAATAGCATCGCCTTAGAAATCACCGAAGGTGTATTTTTAGATAATCGAAAAGAGTTACTCAATCTAATGAATGGGCTGAAACAGCTGGGCGTTAGCTTTTATCTCGATGATTTTGGTACTGGTTATTCATCTCTCAGCTACGTGAGTAGCTACCCTTTCGATATCATCAAGATAGATAAAAGCTTTGTTGAGGATATGGAGCATAGCGCTCGGTCTCGAACCTTGGCAAAAACCGTGATATCTATGGCCAGTAGCCTCGACTTACAAGTTATCGCTGAAGGGGTTGAAACGCCTTGGCAAAGCCAATTTTTAAAGGATAACAACTGCCACAAAATCCAAGGTTATTTATATGGCCAACCACTTGATAGCAAGGAATTTTTACAACGTTGGCAAGTCACTGCAAACATTAATGAGGATGTAAGTAGCGTTGATAGAACAGCTGCTTTGGAATAG
- a CDS encoding porin gives MNKVIAGVVLSALAGSVSAVTIYENGKTNVSIGGYIGVEGFYQSGYGEGENKDGSFEMQDRASRIRFAFEHEMLQDWIAGAQLEWGFNPVEKADPLFTNRLGNIYFSNDRFGSIRVGKQWSAYYDIAVWTDQFWKFGGDASGTYDGRNGGDESGMGRADDAVTYRNSFGGFNLAAQYQLENKSTARDYGYQISGTYDFDFGLSLGAAYAANGYDSAKTGYVGAADQDKATSWLAGVVYESDMFYLAGTYGEYENLSKMFSTLADKANGLELIGVYKIDGGLYHVYGGYNGLEDKTDNSQGELSYALAGVGWKPGQVLIALEYKFGLEKKDALGVDSKQDEMSLQARYFF, from the coding sequence ATGAATAAGGTAATTGCAGGGGTCGTACTGAGTGCATTAGCTGGCAGTGTGTCAGCGGTAACCATTTATGAAAATGGTAAAACTAATGTAAGCATTGGCGGATATATAGGCGTAGAAGGCTTTTATCAAAGCGGCTACGGAGAGGGTGAAAATAAAGACGGGTCTTTTGAGATGCAAGATAGAGCATCTAGGATCAGGTTTGCTTTTGAGCATGAAATGCTCCAAGACTGGATTGCAGGCGCCCAGTTAGAGTGGGGGTTTAACCCCGTAGAAAAAGCAGACCCATTATTTACTAATCGTCTCGGTAACATCTACTTTAGTAATGACCGCTTTGGCTCCATTCGAGTCGGTAAGCAATGGTCTGCATATTATGATATTGCCGTATGGACCGACCAATTTTGGAAGTTCGGTGGTGACGCATCCGGAACTTATGATGGCAGGAACGGTGGGGACGAATCAGGCATGGGCCGGGCTGACGATGCGGTGACCTACCGTAATTCCTTTGGCGGTTTTAACCTCGCTGCCCAATACCAACTGGAAAATAAATCTACAGCGCGAGATTATGGCTATCAAATTAGCGGTACCTATGACTTCGACTTCGGTCTGTCATTGGGAGCGGCTTACGCGGCAAATGGTTACGACAGTGCTAAGACCGGTTATGTTGGTGCCGCTGATCAAGATAAGGCCACTTCGTGGCTAGCGGGTGTGGTTTATGAATCTGATATGTTCTACCTAGCAGGTACTTACGGTGAATATGAGAACCTGAGTAAAATGTTTAGCACCTTGGCTGATAAGGCTAATGGGCTTGAATTGATTGGTGTCTATAAGATCGACGGTGGCCTATACCATGTTTACGGTGGCTACAATGGTCTAGAAGACAAAACCGACAATAGCCAAGGAGAGTTAAGTTACGCTTTGGCCGGTGTAGGTTGGAAGCCTGGTCAGGTACTGATTGCTTTAGAGTATAAATTTGGTTTAGAGAAAAAAGATGCTTTAGGTGTTGATAGCAAGCAAGACGAAATGTCCTTGCAAGCACGATACTTCTTTTAA
- a CDS encoding YfiR family protein, with protein MMAFFKRPMLVISLISYLLFSPDCLAANDKELSLKAGFVFNFARYSEWQDQAPLVGYFRLCSPDISFVDSASEVLAEQTIHDLPILISYMSLDSSDITQCNLLFISAAYQQQWQQVDKRLLPNTMLVGEAANFMKNGGHIRFFLLAGKIRFEVDPEKLKQSGIVMSSKVLRLSRIVKGAS; from the coding sequence ATGATGGCATTTTTTAAACGGCCAATGCTAGTTATATCTTTAATAAGCTACTTGCTGTTTAGTCCTGATTGCCTTGCTGCTAATGATAAAGAACTGTCGTTAAAAGCGGGCTTTGTTTTTAACTTTGCCCGTTATAGTGAGTGGCAGGATCAGGCACCTTTAGTCGGATATTTTAGATTATGCAGTCCAGATATTAGCTTTGTTGATTCAGCTAGTGAGGTGTTGGCCGAACAAACCATACATGATTTGCCTATTTTAATTAGCTACATGAGCTTAGATTCATCGGATATCACCCAATGTAACCTACTGTTTATTAGCGCTGCCTATCAGCAACAATGGCAGCAGGTCGATAAGCGGCTATTACCCAATACCATGTTAGTTGGTGAAGCCGCCAACTTTATGAAAAATGGCGGCCATATTCGCTTTTTTTTGTTGGCAGGTAAAATTCGTTTTGAAGTTGACCCTGAGAAACTTAAACAATCAGGAATTGTAATGAGTTCAAAGGTGCTTAGGTTAAGTCGTATTGTTAAGGGAGCGTCGTGA
- a CDS encoding DUF4212 domain-containing protein has protein sequence MEEQTTYWQENLRLIFTCLVIWFVVSFGFGLLLVEPLNEIRLGGYKLGFWFAQQGSIYTFVALIFWYTAKMNKLDKKYHVEES, from the coding sequence ATGGAAGAACAGACTACATATTGGCAAGAAAACTTGCGTCTAATATTTACCTGTCTCGTCATATGGTTCGTGGTTTCATTTGGTTTTGGCCTGTTATTGGTAGAGCCATTGAATGAAATCCGTTTAGGTGGTTACAAATTAGGCTTTTGGTTCGCCCAGCAAGGCTCAATTTACACCTTTGTAGCTTTAATTTTTTGGTATACCGCCAAAATGAATAAGCTTGATAAAAAATACCATGTTGAGGAGTCTTAA